The genomic window AACGCCTTTATAAGAACCTTAATAGGTAGAGGAGCCCTCATAGATGGATACTGCTACTTCCCCAAAGACAAAAACCCAGAGTCAGAACTTGCCAACGGACATCTTACTTTTGCCTATCACATAATGCCACCACCACCTGCCGAAAGAATAACCTTCTACGAAGTCATAGACATAGACCTGCTAAAAGCACTAACAGGAGGTAAGTCATGATAGAGATTAACAAAGTTACAAACGCAAGAGTTTATATTAACGGCACAGATTTTATAGCAAGAGCCGAAGAGGTAGACCTTCCAAAGGTGAAATACAAGACCATAGAGCTAAAAGCGTTGGGACTTGTAGGAGAGGCAGACCTTCATACAATAGTGGACAAGATGGAAGCAAGAATAAAGTTTAACTCTGTTTATCCAGACTTTATCGCATACGCATCAGACCCAACGAAAGTCCACTCAGTTATAGTCCGAGCACCCATACAGGTTTACGACCAAAACGGCGTGAGAGTAAAGCCAATGAGAGCTGAGCTAAGAGGATACTTCAAAGAGTTTGACACTGGCAAACTAAAAAAAGGAGACAACGCAGAAGCAGAGGCGAGCATGTCCGTGATTTACTACAAACTGGAAGTGGACGGCAAAGACATATACGAGATAGATGTGTTCAACAACATTCTTAAAGTGAACGGAGAAGACAAGCTACAAGAATACAGACAGGCGATGGGAGGTTAAAAATGAAAGAGATAGTCTTGTCAGATGGCAGAAAAGCAGTCATAAAAGAAGGAAAAGGTAGAGACCTTTTCTGGGCTTTTGAAAATGCTACAACTCAAAACGAGATAATAAAGATGCTTGTTATAAGGCTTGTGGAAATAGAAGGCAAGCCAATAACAGAGGACGAACTTGAAGACTTACCCATATCAGATACTATAAATCTACTTAATGAAGTAGGCAGACTCATAAGCCCTTTGTCAGTCCAAAGACCGTCCTCGCAATGATTAAACATGGTTTTAGTTATGAAGAGCTTTGCAGTATGCCTATATCAAGCATACGATTTTGGATTAAGGAGCTTGAGGAGTATTATGAAGAGCTCAGGGAAGATATCTAAGGTTTTTCCTGAGCATAGCCTTTATTCTTTTTCTCATCTCCCTTCTTTTAGAGCGTTCTGCAAACTTTCTTTTAAGTGGAGGAAATGCAAACTTGTAAACCACATACGACAACATAAGAACAGGAGCAAGTATAAAGGCAATAAACAGACCTATTATTCCCAAGACTGGGAAAAAGTAAAAAATCGCAATCAAAATAGCCCAGGATATGAGACCAGGCATAATAAGGATTATAAACCATGGACTACACAATAGCAATAACATTACAACTTATAGACAACTTCACAAGACAGATAACTCAATCTACATCAGCGGTGCAAGATCTCTCCAACCAAGTCAAACAAACAAAAAAACTATTTGATGAACTAAAAGAAAGCGTAAAATCCGTCGTAAGCGTTGCAGAGAAGCTCGAAGATATATCTATAAAGAGCCTCCAATTTGGAGCTCCTGCGGTAGCCTTTACAAAAAGCATGGTCGATAGCTTCAAAGAGCTGGAGCAAGCCAGGACAGAAATGGAAGTTGCTTTTATGACAAGCACCGGAATTCCGAAAGAGCTTGAAGAGATAAACAGACAAGTAGAAGAGCTTGGAACGATTTTGCCAGGGTCAGCAACAGACTTTTATAAAGTAGCAACAACACTTAAAGCTCTTGGGATGACAGCAAACGAAATAGCAGCAGGAGGATTAAAATCTGCTTCTTACGCATGGGTTCTTTTCAAAAACGAAGTAAGCCCAGAGAAAGCAGCAGAATACATGCTTCAATTTGCCAACGCCTTTAAGATATCTGCAAAAGAACTAACACCTTTCCTTGATCAACTTCAAAGACTAAAATTTGCAGCAGGTCTAACCCTAACAGAAATATCTTATACAACAAAATACATTGCAGCAGACATGCAAGCTCTTGGCATACAGGGACAACTGGCTTTTAAATTCATGTCTGCTTGGATAGGCTCTTTGGCACAGGTAGGTTTAAAAGGAGAGTCTGCGGGGACAGCCATATCCAATATCCTAAGAAGCATACCACAACTTCAAGAAAAGCTAAAAAAACTTCCAGTTAAGCTAAACATAGATGTATCCAGCTTTTTTGACAAGGATGGAAAGTTTCAGTTGGAGCAATTTTTAATAACAATATCAAAACAGATAAGAGAAATAAAAGACCCACTAAAAAGAGCAGAGATAGTCCGACAACTCTTTGATGTAGAAGGAGCAAGAGCTTTCTTACCACTACTTACAGCATCAAAAGAAGAAGCTCTCCAGTATCTCGAAGCCGTGAAAGACAAAATGACTCTTGAAGAATATCAAGCCCTAAAAAAGCAGATAGAAGAAGGTGGATATACAGGCTTTGAAGCTATGGCAAAGAAGATGGAAGAGCAAGCAAACCTTCAAGCAAGGATAAACCGAATAATGCAAACTCTTGCCAATTCCATTGAAAGTCTCCAAGGAACATTCACACAATTGTTAGCCACACTTGGCGAAAAATTAGCACCAACTCTCAAAAGCCTTGCGGACATTATTAACAATACAATTGGCAATATCATAGATTGGGTAGACCAGCACAAAACTCTTTCAAGCATTATAGTCCACACAGTAGCAGGCATTGCAGGTCTTACATTAGCCTTATCTACTCTCACTCTTGTAGCTGCTTCACTCTTAAAAATTTTCGGGCTTGCCTTTGCACCGTTTCTTTGGCTTGCAAGAGTTTTACACCTTAAAGCCTTCACGCTTGCCATCTGGAAAAACATCGTAGCCTTTATAGTCTGGGCTCGCACAGGTCAAGCAAGCACAGGTTGGCTTAAAACTCTTGACTTTTTACTTTTAAAAACAAAACTTAGAATGCTATCTGCCATATCTGTGATAAAAGCCAAAACCGTGGCACTTTTACAGTGGACAATAGCCATGTCAAAAGTGGCTTTCGCACACATTCTTGCAGGTCTCAGGAACATGATTATGCTTTTTAGGGCTCTAACAATAGCCTTACTAACAAACCCCATTTTCTTAGTAATTACTGCCATAGGCATAGCAATTTGGCTACTATGGAGAAACTGGGACAAAGTCGTAAAGCTCCTTGTGTCCGCATGGAACTGGCTAAAACAAAGCTGGCAAAGATTAGCACAGTTCCTCATAACATTAAACCCATTCACGGGCATACTCTTAGCTCTAAACAACTTAACACAAAAGCTGTTAGGGATAAATCTTTACGATGCAGGAGTGAAACTTGTCAAAACTCTCTGGGAAGGTATGAAGTCCTTTGCGAACAAGCCAGTAGAAGAGTTCAAAAACATCGTGCAACGCATAAGAAACTTGCTCCCCTTTAGCCCTGCAAAAGAGGGACCGCTCAGGGACATACACAGAATAAAGCTGATAGAGACAATAGCACAAAGCATAAAGCCACAGCCTCTTATCACAGCTATGAGAAATACTCTCTCTCATATCTCTTTGCAAACGCTTACACCGACAAAACCCGCATTCGCAGGCACAAGCAATGCAGTAAATATAAACATCAGTTTCGGTGATATTAAACTTACGAATGCTACCCCGGAGACCGCCAAAGTGTTTGCAAGCGAACTTGAAAAACGAATAAGAGAAGTTCTAAGAAAAATAGACAATGAACGCTTCAGGAGGGCTTATTAATGAAATACGGCAGTTTTGGAGACATAGTCTTTGAAGTCTACGAATACTACGCACACAACGAAGAGAACACATACATCTACGCCAGACAGCAAACCATACAACCCCCATCCACAACGCAGTGGCTCGGTAGAGAGTTACAAAAAATTCGCATGAAACTTAAATTTCATTACCTACTCTCTAACCCCGCAGAAAGCTACAAGAAGTTAAAAGAAATAGCACAAAAGGGAGAGGCACAAAAATTAATAATTGCAGAACAAGTTTTAGGAGACTTTGTTATAGACAAGATAAACGCAGAGTATACACAAGTGAATACATACGGGCAACCAGTCGCTATAGAGCTTGACATTGAGCTTACCGAGTATGCAAAAAAAGAACTACAAAAAACACGACACAAAAGGGGTAGTCAAGGACAGAAAAAGAAGCAAAAGAACGCAACTCAAAAAACACAGCAACAACAAGGCAGTAAACCAAAAGCAATCATAACGAAAGAGGGGGCTAAGAAATGATATACATAACTAAGCAGGGAGACCGCTGGGACACCATAGCATACAAGCTATACGGAGACCCTTATGCCTATGACGCATTGCTTCTGTACAACCCGCAGTATGCAGGTATAACCGTCTTTCCGGCTGGCATACAACTCGTCGTCCCAGAAATAGAATACGAAGACATAAACGAGGTGTCTCCACCATGGCAGACAGACTAATAGTGCCAGAACCATACCTGTATGTGGAGCTTAACAACACAGACATCACTACGCACATAACACCCTTTCTCATTTCCTTCAGATACATAGACAACGACGGACTTCAAAAACAAGAAAGCGACGATATAGAGATAGAACTACACGACCCAGACGGCTTTTTCAGAGAAAACCCACCAGCAAGAGGCTCTGCTTTAAAGGTTAAGTTTGGCTACACAGACAAGATAAGAAATGCAGGCGTGTTTTTTATAGATAGCTATACTTACTCTATAAGCAGGGATGGGGACATTTTCACCATAAAGGCTCTTGCAAAGGATGTAAAGTCCAGCTACAGAACCATAAAGACGACCGCCTTTGAAAACAAGACATTAAAGCAAATAGCAGAAGAGATAGCAAAGAGGCACGGGTATAAGCTTCATTTCAGGGGTGAAGACATTTCTTTTACGAGGCTAACCCAAAACCAAAAGCGAGACTTGGAATTTCTTTCTGAACTCTGCAGGCTCTATGGGAAAACCTGTAAGATTTCAAATAAAACGATTGTAATAATAGACCTAGAGGAACCCGCAGGCATATATAAGCTAACAAGAGAGAACATCATCTCCGCCAGCTTTGAAGTTAGCTCCCTGTATGAACAAAGCTCAGAAGTTGTCTACTTTGACCCAAGTAAGAAAGAAACCACACAAGACAAAAAACAAAGCAAAGTCAAAGCATCAGGAGACACACAGAAGATAAACAAAAGAGTGGAAAACAAAAAACAGGCAGAGACAATAAGCAAAAAGCAAGCAATACTAAACAGCATGAAAGAACTACAAGCAAAAGTAGAATGTATCGGCATCCCCGACCTGCATGCAGGAGGCTGGGTAGCAATAGAAGGCTTTGGCAGATTTGATAGAGAGTATTACATACAGACCGCAACACACGTAATAACAAGAGATGGCTACACAACCGAGCTTGAATTATTGCTTGCACCATCCCAAGGAGGTAAGAAAAAATGATAAGAGTTGGCAAAGTCGTAGCGGTAGATGACAAAAACGCAAAAGTCAGAGTGCAGATAGAAGATGCAGATGCAGTCATCACATACTGGCTTTCGGTAGTCCACCAAAAGACACAAAACGACAAACACTACTGGCTCCCCGACGTCGGAGAGTTGGTTGTATGTGCTTTCTACGAAGATGACTGGGACACGGGTTTTGTGCTTGGGGCAGTCTACAACGATAAAGATAAACCACCTACACAAACAAGAGATAAGTTTGTAATAGAATTCAAAGATGGCACACGCATAGAATACGACAGAGCAGAACACAAGCTGCATATAAACGTGAAAGGCGACATTCTCATAGAGGCGGACGGAAACATGACGCTTAAAGCAAGTAGAATAGACCTGAACCCATAAGGAGGGGCTAATGCCAGCAGTTGTTAGACTTGGAGATATGAGTTGTGGTCATGGCTGTTTTCCAGCAAGACCGAGCGTGGAAGGCAGTCCAAACGTGTTTGTAAACGGGAAACCAGCACATCGTGTTGGAGATGCTTGGGCTACACATTGCTGTGGTCCAGCTTGCCATGACGGAGTCGCTTCGTCAGGAAGTGCTACTGTGTTCGTAAACGGAAAACCGCTGTGCAGGGTAGGAGATGCTATAAGCTGTGGAGATACAATGTGTGAGGGGTCGGAGAACGTGTTTTGTTGGCGTTAACGTTAACAGGGAGGAAAGCCCTCTCTTGGAAGGTGAAGAAATTGAAAAAATTTCAAAAACTTCCCTTTCCCTGCCTCAGGGGTGTTTCAGATTTTTCAAAAACATGCATGTCGGCAAACCCTTGATACACAAGGCTTTGAGATATGTCGTGAAACACCCCTCATTTTGTTTGAAAAATATGAAACACTTTTGGCAGATTATATTAACAGATGCGTCAAAGCCTTGTGTTTCTTTATGTTCCGCTATGTCCCTGTATGTCCCGTAATCAAGGTGGGGGTGTTTCACATTTTTCAAAAATTACACTTTAGCTTGAACTTATAACCCTTTATGTTTAAAGTTAACTCCTTTGCATCCTCTGGTATTTTCTGAAAGTATACAAAACCGCTTAAAGTAGCACCGGGTTGAAGCTCTCCAAACACAAGGGCTTTGTTTACCAAGTCTGGGTATACGTCCCTTGAAGGGGGATAGGCATAGTAGGGAGACCACCAAAGGCCAAAGGGATAACTCCAATATCCTACGCTAAAGCTAAAGCCAACGCCGTAGTTTCTCCCTAAGACATTGGCTACATCACCGGGTGGTATGGGATTGTATTGTCTACCCTTGTCGTCCACAAGGAATATATCTTCTCTCCTTATAGATATGGGCTCTTTTCCTTTGTTTTCAAGGCTTATAAATATGGGTAAAACATAGCTGTCAAGGTCAGAAGGTGAAAACCGCCAAGCCTTTGTGTCTATCTTTACCACAAGACCGTTGGAGAGCTCAGAGGGTCCTTCCACATTCCAAGTCTTTACCGCACAGCTATAGATAAAGAGGATAAGGAGTATAACAAGCCTTTTCATGCCTTATAATATAAGCCTTATGAAGTTTTATATAACCACACCCATATACTATGTAAACGACGTTCCTCACATAGGACACTCCTACACCACCATATCTGCGGATGTTTTGGCAAGGTATTACAGGAAAAGAGGTTATGAGGTCTTTTTCTTGACAGGCACTGACGAGCATGGTCTTAAGATACAAAAGTCCGCAGAGGAAAAGGGTATAAGCCCAAAGGAACTGGCGGACCAAAACTCTGAGAACTTCAAAAAGCTCTGGGAGTTTATGGGTATAAGCTATGACCGATTTATAAGGACTACAGACCCAGACCACGTGGAGCTGGTAAAGGAAGTTTTCATAAAGAGCTATGAGAGGGGAGACATATACCTTGGAGAATACGAAGGCTGGTATTGTGTAGGCTGTGAGGAGTTCAAGTCAGAGACCGAGCTCTTAGAAGGACATGTTTGTCCCATACACCTAAAGCCTTGCGACTACATAAAAGAGCCTTCTTACTTCTTTAGGCTTTCCAAGTATGAGAAGGTGCTCCTTGACCTGTATGAAAACGCTCCAGACTTTATTATGCCAAGCTACAGAAAAAACGAGGTAATAGCTTTTGTAAAACAGGGACTAAAAGACCTCTCCATAACCAGACCAAGAAGCAGAGTAAGATGGGGTATAGAAGTGCCCTTTGACCCAGAGCATACCATATATGTGTGGTTTGATGCCTTGTTTAACTATGTGTCTGCGGTAAGGGACAGACCACACCTTTGGCCCGCAGACCTACACCTTGTGGGAAAGGATATTCTAAGGTTTCATACAGTTTATTGGCCCGCTTTTCTCCTTTCAGTAGGACTGGAAATTCCAAAGAGGGTTTTTGCCCATGGCTGGTGGAAGGTGGAAGGTCAAAAGATGTCCAAGTCTTTGGGAAATGTGATAAGTCCTTACGATTTTGTAAAGGAATGGGGGTTGGATGAGGCAAGGTATTTCCTTTTGAGGGATATGCCCTTTGGAGAGGACGGAGACATAAGGAGAGAAGCCATCCTAAACAGGCTAAACGGTGAACTTGCCAACGAGATAGGAAACCTCTTTAGCAGAGTAATGGCTATGGACATAAAGTATCTTGGTGGGAAGGTTTCTGGTGGAAAGGATATGGAGTATGAGAACTTTGCAAGGCAGGTGGTAGAGGAATACGAAGGGTGCATGCAAAGGGTAGACTTTTATAACGCCCTTGAGGCGGTGCTAAGGCTTTCTGGGTATTTAAACAAGTATGTGGACTCAAAAGCACCTTGGAGCTTGGCAAAGAGCGACGAAGTGGAGCTAAGAAGGGTCTTGTATACCCTTACTGATGGCATACACCTTTTGGCAAACCTACTTGAACCCTTTATGCCAAACAAAATGCAAGAAGCCTTGAACTTAATGAGCTGTGAGCCAACACAGGGTTTGCTAATGCCTTATATGAGGTCTGAGTATTTTGTAAAGGATAAGGCTGTTCTGTTTCCAAAGAGGGGATAGCCGCTACTTAGTCCTATGTTATCTAAGGAAGATATCTGAGGTTTCTCTTGAGCATTGCTCTTATCCTTTTCCTCATTTCTCTTCTTCTGGAGCGTTCTTCAAGTTTTCTTTCAAGCCTTGGAGCTACTAACCTGTATGCCACATAAAGCAATATAACCACAGGAGCAAGCATAAAGCCCAAAGCCAAACCTATTATCGCTAATATGGGTGCATAGTAAAAGAGTGCAATCAAGATAACTAAGGAAATAATTCCAGACATGGTGCTTTAAACTCCATAGGATGATTGGCACTAACTATATATCTGGCTCTAATATCTGTCAAGTTTCAACTCCACACGGTGGATTAGCAACTTGAGAATAATGAGAAAATAATTGAAGAAGAACCACAGTTTCAACTCCACACGGTGGATTAGCAACAATATGCCATTAGAAGTGATAGAAAACTTTTTGAGAAGTTTCAACTCCACACGGTGGATTAGCAACACAAGCAAGGCAAGACCAAGAGTTTTGCCCTTACTGGTTTCAACTCCACACGGTGGATTAGCAACCGCGGTGGTGAGAGTGGTTTATCATATAGCGTTTCATAGTTTCAACTCCACACGGTGGATTAGCAACAAGACCTTTAAAGTGTCCACTGCTAAGGATGTTTTGGAGAAGGTTTCAACTCCACACGGTGGATTAGCAACTTCTTGAAGGTTTAAGCATTATCTTTCTACGTCAGGGTTTCAACTCCACACGGTGGATTAGCAACCCCTTACTTACTTTTATGATTAGCATCATATCCTGACGTTTCAACTCCACACGGTGGATTAGCAACAATATGCCATTAGAAGTGATAGAAAACTTTTTGAGAAGTTTCAACTCCACACGGTGGATTAGCAACACAAGCAAGGCAAGACCAAGAGTTTTGCCCTTACTGGTTTCAACTCCACACGGTGGATTAGCAACCTCAACTCACCACATAAAGAATAATAAGACATATTTTGTCAAGGGGGCACCCCTCTCAAGTGAAGGTGGTTTGCCAAAAGTGGCAGGTCCTGCAAGGTTGAGTATGGTATTGTCAAATTTAAACCCTTGAGAGACAAGGCTTTGAGGCTTATGTCATCAAAACATCAAAGCATCACTGCATCTTTATGCCAAAACATAAAAGCATAAGGGCATTAAAATATAACCTATGAGAGGCAAGCAGAAGAAAAGGCAAAAGTTTAAGAGAACCACTATATCTCTACCCTATGACCTTTGGGAGAGCCTGCGTATAGAAAGCATAAGGAAAAACACCTCAATGGGAGAGCTAATAGCCAAAAAGTTAAAGGAGTTGGAGGAGCTAAGGCAAAAGACCGTCATAATGCAAGTGGACGAGGAGGGACTTCTCAAACCTCTTGAATGAATACTACCCCCTTAACTTCAAGAAGCAAAAACCCTATTCAACTGCCAAGATGTCATGGGTCTGTAAGACCCTAAAACCTTCTACGAAGATTATATCACAGATTAGCCTTTCTTACCCTCTGCAGAAGATTGTGGGCAAGTCTTGTGGGTTCTGGTATGCGGTAAAGGGATGTCCTAAGGACGAGGTCAATGGCGGTTCTTAGGCTTATTCTGTGTCCTACTGAGACATATACAGGTTCTGTGTTATCCTTCGTTCTCAAAATTGCTCCTATTACCTTTCCTCTGTAGGTTAGATAAGAATAGCTCCCTCTTTCTCTGTTTGGTTCTTTTCCATAACCAAAGAGGCGTGTTTTGGCAACGCCAACGCTTACCGCTCCCGTTTCTACTCCAAAGTGGGATGCTATACCACAGCCACGAGGATGGGCTATACCCTGACCGTCTATGAAAAACACATCCGGCTTTAGCTCCGCCTCTTGGTAAAGCTTGAGCATTAGAGGAAGTTCTCTAAAGGCAAGAAAGGTGGGAATGTAGGGAAAGTCCACCACGCCTTGGACCACCTTTTGGTAAATTACCCTTAGGTCCGAAAGCCTTATCACTACAAGGGATGCCCACGCACGGGTTGGGTTTTCCTTTATGCTTTCAAAGGTAAGGTCTATCCCTCCGATAAGCTCTATCTTTTCAAAGTCATCTCTTTGTATCACCCTTTTAGCACACTGGAGCTGTATTTCTTCAAGTTCTTTATGCATGCTTTAAAATTCTAACATGGGAGTATTTGAGGCTTTAAAGACCTTTCTTGTGGGACACAGGGGAGTGCCAGAGCTTGAGTTGGAAAACACCTTACAGTCTATAGAGAAAGCCATTGAGCTTGGTGCACATGTGGTAGAGGTAGACATACAAAGAACGAGGGATGGGGTTTTTGTGCTTAGCCATGATGATAACCTGCTTAGAGTTTTTGGTGTAGGCTTAAATATAAGGGACGCAAGCTGGGAAGAGGTGGCAAAGGTTCAAAAAAATGGTTATCGCCCTGCAAGGCTTGAGGAAGCCTTTGAGTTGGTAAAAGGTAAGGTAGGCTTGTTTTTAGAGATAAAGCATCCAGAAGATGCGGAAGGGGTTTACAAAAAGGTATTAGAATACAAGGCAGAGGAATGGACCGCCATAATAAGTTTTTACCCTCAGGCACTTGAGGTGCTAAGGGGGAAAATAACCACTGGTCTTGTCTATTCAAAGCCACCGGGTATGATACCAGAGGCTAAGAAATTAGGTTGTCTGTTTGTCCTTCCCAAGTATGGGCTTGCCACTCAAAAGGCGGTAGACTTTGCTCACAGACTAAAGCTAAAGGTGGTTGCTTGGACCGTAAACGACCCACAAAAGGCAAAGGAGCTTTTTGAAAGGGGTGTGGATGGCATAGCAACGGACAATGTAAAAAAGCTCAAGGAGACAATCCTTTCTACTTAGACTTTTCTCTTAATACGATTAGCTTTTCTCCCTCTGACAGCTTATGAGATAGCTTTGGAAAGTAGCTTATACGATTTTCCTTCATTACGCCCAAAATGCGGTTACCCTTGTCTTCCAACTCTCTTTCTATTTCTCCTATCCTTTTTCCTGCCTACGCAGGCAGAACCTCAACTTCAAGATGCTCCTCAATGTAGTCTATAAGGTTTGCAAGCACCCTACCATGCACAAGGCTGGCTATAAGAGAACCAACCACTTCCCCACCTATCACAACGTAGTCCGCCACATTCCTCCTTTTTATTAGCTTGGCATTCTCTCTTAAAAGAATTTCTAATACAATAACCGCATTACGGTTTAGGTCTCTTGCTTGCATACCTGCGAGTATGGTTCTTGCATCTACGGAATCTTCAGAGTAGCCTGGGAGTTTTTCCGCAAGCACTATAACCATATGAGCCTTGTCTATGCCCGCATCCTTCATAACCTCTTCACTTCCAAAGTCTCCCTTCTTGTAGTGAAAGCCTCTATAACCGCTAAGGTCCTGCGTGGTTATAACCACAATATCTCTACCATAATCCTTGAGCTTTTCTACTATCACATTACCTGTTTCGTTCCATCCACATATCACTATGTGGTCTTTCATGTCTCTGTAGCTGAGCATTCCTGACCTTAACATGTTAACATAATTGGATAGTCCTGCACTCATAGTGGCTACAAGGCTTGAAAAGGCAAATATGCCAGCAACGGCGGTTATCATAGCCAAAACTTTACCCTCCCAGGTAATAGGCGTTATATCACCGTATCCTACCGTGGTCATGGTTATAAAAAGGACATAAAAAGCGTCAAAAATACTCTTTATTTCTGGATTTCTCGCACTTTTTTCTATGGAATAGAAGACAATGAGGATTATTAAGAAGACAAGAGGAAAAGAAGACAGCAAAAGAAGGAGCTCAAAGGATACACTTTTGAATATATCTCTATAGGCTATAAGCACGTATCTGTATCTGTATGTAATCCTGAAAAGCCTTGCGAAAAGCACCACAAACC from Hydrogenobacter sp. T-8 includes these protein-coding regions:
- a CDS encoding ion transporter; this translates as MHKLLHNLLENTASSLFILYQSFSFGVLLLSVLLGLYDEISDFPKDLHPVIFKLELFVSAIILFEYLGRLYLSRNKLAYVVHPLSIIDLVALIPFFQPFRILRFVVLFARLFRITYRYRYVLIAYRDIFKSVSFELLLLLSSFPLVFLIILIVFYSIEKSARNPEIKSIFDAFYVLFITMTTVGYGDITPITWEGKVLAMITAVAGIFAFSSLVATMSAGLSNYVNMLRSGMLSYRDMKDHIVICGWNETGNVIVEKLKDYGRDIVVITTQDLSGYRGFHYKKGDFGSEEVMKDAGIDKAHMVIVLAEKLPGYSEDSVDARTILAGMQARDLNRNAVIVLEILLRENAKLIKRRNVADYVVIGGEVVGSLIASLVHGRVLANLIDYIEEHLEVEVLPA